A genomic window from Solanum dulcamara chromosome 11, daSolDulc1.2, whole genome shotgun sequence includes:
- the LOC129874687 gene encoding proline dehydrogenase 2, mitochondrial-like isoform X2 has product MANKVVCSKVFRDLRCIARCLNTAPTVPPMNFTGNYGSTNLTTPTLQPTDKILVDPEKKVINFDDVKELFTGVSTSKLIKSSLTLQMASIESMVDLGVWVMNSKFMHIPIFRELILGFVKRTFYEHFCAGKDLTEVRSTVSKLSKVGLKGMLDYGVEHATDNESCDQSMKVFLQTAEMTKSLPSSSVSFVVVKVTAICTPKLLKRMSDLLRWEQKDPSFNLPWKEKTLPLFAESSPFYHTLNKPEPLMVDEERDLQLAHDRLMKICKKCLDLDVELLIDAEDTAIQPAIDYFAYSAAIKYHKDDHPLIFGTIQAYLKDSKERMMIAKKAAGKMGVPMGFKLVRGAYMSSENELASSLGFKSPIHDNIQQTHNCFNSCAEFMLDEISNGSGAVVLATHNIESGKLAASKAIDLGIRKDSPKLQFAQLYGMAEGLSFGLRNAGFQVSKYLPFGPVEQVMPYLIRRAEENRGLLSSSAFDRQLMRKELIRRFDVATS; this is encoded by the exons ATGGCAAACAAAGTCGTATGTTCAAAGGTTTTTCGTGACCTCCGTTGTATTGCTCGGTGTCTAAACACGGCTCCGACTGTCCCACCGATGAATTTCACCGGCAACTATGGTTCTACGAATTTAACAACACCGACATTACAACCCACAGACAAAATATTAGTCGATCCTGAGAAAAAAGTGATCAATTTTGATGATGTTAAGGAGTTGTTTACGGGTGTGTCCACCTCAAAATTGATTAAATCATCGCTGACACTTCAAATGGCATCGATCGAGTCTATGGTTGACCTAGGGGTGTGGGTAATGAATTCTAAGTTCATGCACATTCCAATATTTAGGGAGTTAATTCTAGGATTTGTTAAAAGAAcattttatgaacatttttGTGCTGGAAAAGACTTGACAGAAGTACGAAGCACGGTTAGTAAGTTGTCAAAAGTTGGTTTAAAAGGCATGCTTGATTATGGGGTGGAACATGCCACTGATAATGAGTCTTGTGATCAAAGTATGAAGGTTTTTCTTCAGACAGCCGAAATGACCAAGTCACTTCCATCCTCATCT GTCAGTTTTGTTGTAGTAAAGGTAACTGCAATTTGTACACCAAAGCTACTCAAAAGAATGAGTGATTTACTGAGATGGGAACAGAAAGATCCTTCATTCAATCTCCCATGGAAGGAAAAGACACTTCCACTTTTCGCGGAATCGAGCCCTTTTTATCACACTTTGAATAAACCAGAGCCTCTAATGGTCGATGAAGAGCGTGATCTACAATTAGCTCATGATAGACTAATGAAAATTTGCAAGAAATGCTTGGATCTTGATGTTGAATTACTAATTGATGCCGAAGATACAGCAATTCAACCTGCAATCGATTACTTTGCATACTCTGCAGCGATTAAGTACCACAAAGACGATCACCCTTTGATATTTGGAACAATTCAAGCTTACCTGAAAGACTCAAAGGAACGTATGATGATCGCGAAAAAGGCTGCAGGGAAAATGGGAGTTCCTATGGGGTTTAAACTTGTAAGAGGTGCTTATATGTCAAGTGAAAATGAATTGGCTTCAAGTTTAGGTTTCAAGTCTCCAATTCACGATAACATTCAACAAACACATAATTGCTTCAATTCTTGCGCGGAGTTTATGCTTGATGAAATTTCTAATGGCTCTGGAGCAGTTGTTCTAGCAACTCATAACATTGAGTCAG GTAAACTTGCTGCATCCAAGGCTATAGATTTAGGGATCAGAAAGGATAGTCCAAAGCTCCAATTTGCTCAACTATATGGTATGGCAGAAGGGCTTTCATTTGGGCTGAGAAATGCAGGATTTCAAGTGAGTAAGTATTTACCATTTGGACCAGTAGAGCAAGTTATGCCTTACCTTATAAGAAGAGCCGAAGAAAATAGAGGTCTGTTGTCTTCATCAGCCTTCGACAGGCAACTCATGAG GAAGGAGTTAATCAGGAGATTTGATGTGGCGACTTCATGA
- the LOC129874687 gene encoding proline dehydrogenase 2, mitochondrial-like isoform X1, whose protein sequence is MANKVVCSKVFRDLRCIARCLNTAPTVPPMNFTGNYGSTNLTTPTLQPTDKILVDPEKKVINFDDVKELFTGVSTSKLIKSSLTLQMASIESMVDLGVWVMNSKFMHIPIFRELILGFVKRTFYEHFCAGKDLTEVRSTVSKLSKVGLKGMLDYGVEHATDNESCDQSMKVFLQTAEMTKSLPSSSQVSFVVVKVTAICTPKLLKRMSDLLRWEQKDPSFNLPWKEKTLPLFAESSPFYHTLNKPEPLMVDEERDLQLAHDRLMKICKKCLDLDVELLIDAEDTAIQPAIDYFAYSAAIKYHKDDHPLIFGTIQAYLKDSKERMMIAKKAAGKMGVPMGFKLVRGAYMSSENELASSLGFKSPIHDNIQQTHNCFNSCAEFMLDEISNGSGAVVLATHNIESGKLAASKAIDLGIRKDSPKLQFAQLYGMAEGLSFGLRNAGFQVSKYLPFGPVEQVMPYLIRRAEENRGLLSSSAFDRQLMRKELIRRFDVATS, encoded by the exons ATGGCAAACAAAGTCGTATGTTCAAAGGTTTTTCGTGACCTCCGTTGTATTGCTCGGTGTCTAAACACGGCTCCGACTGTCCCACCGATGAATTTCACCGGCAACTATGGTTCTACGAATTTAACAACACCGACATTACAACCCACAGACAAAATATTAGTCGATCCTGAGAAAAAAGTGATCAATTTTGATGATGTTAAGGAGTTGTTTACGGGTGTGTCCACCTCAAAATTGATTAAATCATCGCTGACACTTCAAATGGCATCGATCGAGTCTATGGTTGACCTAGGGGTGTGGGTAATGAATTCTAAGTTCATGCACATTCCAATATTTAGGGAGTTAATTCTAGGATTTGTTAAAAGAAcattttatgaacatttttGTGCTGGAAAAGACTTGACAGAAGTACGAAGCACGGTTAGTAAGTTGTCAAAAGTTGGTTTAAAAGGCATGCTTGATTATGGGGTGGAACATGCCACTGATAATGAGTCTTGTGATCAAAGTATGAAGGTTTTTCTTCAGACAGCCGAAATGACCAAGTCACTTCCATCCTCATCT CAGGTCAGTTTTGTTGTAGTAAAGGTAACTGCAATTTGTACACCAAAGCTACTCAAAAGAATGAGTGATTTACTGAGATGGGAACAGAAAGATCCTTCATTCAATCTCCCATGGAAGGAAAAGACACTTCCACTTTTCGCGGAATCGAGCCCTTTTTATCACACTTTGAATAAACCAGAGCCTCTAATGGTCGATGAAGAGCGTGATCTACAATTAGCTCATGATAGACTAATGAAAATTTGCAAGAAATGCTTGGATCTTGATGTTGAATTACTAATTGATGCCGAAGATACAGCAATTCAACCTGCAATCGATTACTTTGCATACTCTGCAGCGATTAAGTACCACAAAGACGATCACCCTTTGATATTTGGAACAATTCAAGCTTACCTGAAAGACTCAAAGGAACGTATGATGATCGCGAAAAAGGCTGCAGGGAAAATGGGAGTTCCTATGGGGTTTAAACTTGTAAGAGGTGCTTATATGTCAAGTGAAAATGAATTGGCTTCAAGTTTAGGTTTCAAGTCTCCAATTCACGATAACATTCAACAAACACATAATTGCTTCAATTCTTGCGCGGAGTTTATGCTTGATGAAATTTCTAATGGCTCTGGAGCAGTTGTTCTAGCAACTCATAACATTGAGTCAG GTAAACTTGCTGCATCCAAGGCTATAGATTTAGGGATCAGAAAGGATAGTCCAAAGCTCCAATTTGCTCAACTATATGGTATGGCAGAAGGGCTTTCATTTGGGCTGAGAAATGCAGGATTTCAAGTGAGTAAGTATTTACCATTTGGACCAGTAGAGCAAGTTATGCCTTACCTTATAAGAAGAGCCGAAGAAAATAGAGGTCTGTTGTCTTCATCAGCCTTCGACAGGCAACTCATGAG GAAGGAGTTAATCAGGAGATTTGATGTGGCGACTTCATGA